The genomic interval gacactatcacccttcatgtaaatgtgctttattttgctcttatctgccccctattttactgcatttaatcctgtacttcagaatactgtaatctgccaagtgtttaacctgtagtactttgtatttaatcatatcctgatgtaactatcactattatctgatgtattattgaattgtggtttgtcacacttatactttacttgaacaaaggttattgtattacttgtattgtaacacttgaaatgtatttgcttacgattgtaagtcgccctggataagggcgtctgctaagaaataaataataataataataatagtaataatatatatatatatatatatatatatatatatatatatatatatatatatatatatatatatatatacatacatatatatatatataatatatatgtgggTTAGTgtggtatcatgttttaaaattcatGTTTTTGCTATAGCTGCATGTTGGTGCTGATTTTGCTAAGTGTAGGTGTGTGCTGAAGATTTTGGACCGCTGCCCCTCCTCTCTGGCCATCGCGGAGAACGCCAACGTGCTCGCTAGATATGCCAGCATCTGCCAAcaggtgagagtgtgtgtgtgtgtctgtctccctgtctctcccctccACTTCTCTCATTCCCCAGAGTAACTCCCTCTGACCTCCACCTCCTCGCTCAGTCCCCGTCACTCCCTCCACCCCCCTCTCTTTCAGAACGGGTCGGTTCTTGTCGTGGAGCCAGATTCTCCCTGATTCTCTGCCTCTCTGTCCCCTGTATAACCTCTCTGTCCCCTGtataacctctctctctctcctccctctgtcccctgtataacctctctctcccctctccctctgtcccctGTATAAAAAGTTAGCATCTCCCCAAAAGCACGCTACTACCATTGTACAATAGAAATGTTTATAAGATCAAAATACATCAGGCGGGCTGTAACCTACACGGTACATAAACCCACCCTACACGTACCCTAAACAATCGATCACATTACCTCAGGCGAGTCTGGATTCAAACATCTATCATGGCCCGCCCTACAAATACCAGAACTCTACTCGTCAAACAAACATCAGACAGACACCCGGGAAAACATCTCCGTGTAAAATGTGTGCTACTCTGACATGACAAATGCTATGGCACTTTTAAAGGTAAGATAATCATTTCGTAATCTCCCAATTCACAGCACCTGTTGATGGTGTTGATCAGCTATGCTAATTAAACATCTAAATCAGGGTATTTTAGCAAATCAAGCCCTAATGTTCACTGAatataataaaatcagtagcacccgctacaatctattattattattattattattattattattattattattattgaaatgatcaggagacAGGAGTTTGAGTAGTGTTAGAAATTCACTCTAGCCttgatgctgctgctgcacccagtcctggtgtTCAAAACACCCCTCAATTAagtctattattaatattgaaatgatcaggagccaggagtttgagcaaggttacaaacTCAAACTAGCTCTGCTGTTGCTGCACCCAGTACTGGGGTACAGAACTCCGTTTGGTAAACTAAACCTTATGAAAGTTTCCCACAGTCAAAAcacagccaagtgtaataaagcacagggaagcattgtaaagcacagagaggtatggtaaagcatagggaagcattgtaaagcacagagaggtatggtgaagcatagggaagcattgtaaagcacagagaggtctggtaaagcatagggaagcattgtaaagcacagagaggtctggtaaagcatagggcagcattgtaaagcacagaggtgtggtaaagcatattaaacactcaatacaaATGCTGAACTGGCAAATACAGGAtttaatagtatttttaaaaatgtaattattaagtCTCATCATCTCTCCCTCCCAGGTATTTGCTTCCTCTCCAGGGGTCAAATCGAGGAGGATGCCTCTCTCAATCCCAACGCCATTAACCAGTGCCCCCTGCCCAAGCCCTGGAAGATCACCTTCTGCTACGGGACAGCCTGGTAGACTTGCCTGCCCAGGCCTCCACGCTCTCCGCCTGGGCAGGCAAGCCAGGAAACCTCCAGGCTGTGCAAGTGGTCTTCACTGAAAGAGCCAAGGTACGGAGGGGCATTCAAAAAGTGCcggtcttatttttttttttaaaaaaggagacaATATCCTTAAATTGAGCTCCAATATGAGCCAAGATGCTGTTTTGCATATCGAGCATCTCCTCCTTGCCTTCaaacataaaaacagcctcttcacaatccCTTTTTAAATCTTTCACACGGATGTGTTCTAAATCTGAGCAGGGCTGCAGACCCTGTAAATACTGACTGTGACCAACATCATGAACATTGGAATGGTCTGACTTcttggttattttgttttgaagtgtttttgtcctgtttccATGATTGCTCTCTCTCTGGCTGGTGATTTTTATAATGTTGTTTCTTGCCAGGGACCCCCTTGTGAATGATATGTCTCTCTCAAGGGCTCTGTCCTGGTTAAATGCATACATTTGGATGATTGGCTGTAATGCCATTGGAGCTGTCTTCAGTCAGTTTTGTACATTACTGTTGAATTTaacttgtgtgtgtctgtctgtctatctcttaGTGTATCTTtctttgtgtgtctctctctctctctgtgtgtcaagGTGAGGCTCGAGCGATTAGGGAAAATGGTAGAAAATCAGCCAGACGTTGCAGTAGTGATGCTACTAAGCACTTTTATTTAACCCACTGAAGATATATACACACCTGcctcattttaaaactgaataatCCAGTGGAGCTCCAATCACGGCTCACCGTTAAATAGGAAAGTAAAGAGAATGCTGTTGTTGATGGAGTTGGTGCAACAATTGTGTGCATTTATACTGTAGAATGTGAGTGAAGGGAAACAAGTACCGGTGTAAATGAATATTGGTTCCCTTGAAATATCTGTGTCCCTTCCTCCACCCCACATGCATGTGTGTGATGTGTCCTATTTCTATGTGAATTCTGCATGTATAATGCTCGTGAATGTGAGTAATGTTTGCAGGCTGTTCTCATGTATTATTGCAGGTGAGACTGGACCTGTTGGAGGAGACTGGGTGGTACAagtttagggtttgggttagttGAAAGTGCAGGGATAGAGATTTGTATGCAAAGaaagatgacaaaaaaaaaataagaggggAACAAATATTCGCAAAGGGGAAATATTGGTTCCTAGGGGGAGTTAATATTTGTTCCTAGGggaacaaatattctctgacaccgGTACAAAACAAGTCATGgacaaaaaaacacatcacaaaaataaacacttgtttACAAATTAGGGGTTTCCACTGTGTTAGCGTAGCACAGTAAACCTCACACACTGAGCCACTGATTTTGCACCAGTCAGAATTTTACATTCCAAAAGACGCTTTTTACAAATATAATAGAATGTGAAGACGTCTGCCTTTCTTCCAGAGCATTTGAAGTCATGTggagctttaaataaaaaaaaaatagtgtgtgGAAAttgatgatttttcttttttctttaagtgaTTATAGCTtaacaaaatattttcataaatatgACCTGGTTGGAAGTTGCATTAGCTCTCAGATGTCCAGTTTTTGAAAGATGTTCTTGCAAACCTGGATTTGACATGATAACTGGATTAAAGGACGTTCTGTTTCTGTGCCTCGCACGTGGGAAGGCTGCTGCCCCCCCCGGTCACATCacctctgcagtgtcttctgggtcatgatATTGGCTCACAGCATGCCAGTCAACAGGGggagcagcagctgattgattaatgacaggaaagaagccagcgaAGGGGTGGGGACAACTTTACCCTCCAAGtgatcaaggaagtgcaacactaactgaaaccatggcttgcaaacagagatttcattaAACCGGGTGTAGCACTGTAGCACATATCACGCTATAAAATGAAAAGTTTACATTCCAGTAAGCTTTTGAAAGCCAGGCTTGTGCAAACAGAGATCACCCCAGGGTAGTACCAGAGGTGTTCAAATGAAAATCCGTATTTTGCTGcaacatttttcaaaaactgcacatgtgacagCTGTGTAGCAAATGGAAGTGATGGACCGGTAACATTGAGGGAATTATTTTAATAAGAACTGAAATTGGTTTCAGTGGTCTGTGTAACCCTCATCatagaaactaaaataaaatagaataaaaaacaacAGGCACAAATGGTTTATATTTTTAGTATGctgaataaaaatgacaatttaaatACATCTGAATTCAacgtattttgtttcttttagtatttcgaaATCAGACTGCTTTGAGGGGGACGGGGATATGTAAACTAATTGGAGTGTGTACAGGGCCTGCAATCCTGCTCAGATCCCCACTTTAAGTTTCAAACGAAGTACAGATATCATCCATTACTGTTAAACACGCAAGCTTAGAAATGCTAAAAAAACTTAAATGACAAACTGAAGAcgatgagaaagacttctagtggaaatgtttgccattgaatttacactaaaAACGCGgagaaagacttctaatggaaacgtttgccattgccatttatttatttgtcaggcTGTGTGCGTCTGTGCAGGCAGACTGGCAGTGGCTGGGGATGCACACTGAGATCTCAGATCTCGCCGCTGCTGTGCTCGCTCTTGAATTTCTGGTATGCCTCCATGGTGGGGAACTGCTCTGTGTACTTGGGGTGGAAGATCTTGAGGATTTCCTGCAACTCTCCCCTGCGAGCATCGTCAACCGCTGTGCGACCCCAATTATCCCTCACCTGCAGAAAGGGAGAGAGTAGGGCGTGAAAGGGAGAGAAACAGGGAGAggggaacgggagagagagagggagtgggggAGAGAGTAGGGGGtgaaagggagagagacagggagagggagagagggaataGGGGGTGAAGGGAGAGGGAGCGGGGGAGAGAGTAGGGGGTgaaagggagagacagggagaggggagcgggagCAGGGGAGAGAGTAGGGGGTGAAAGGGAGAGAaacagggagagggggagagaaagagggagtggGGGAGAGAGTAGGGGgtgaaaggaagagagacagggagaggtagagagggaatAGGGGGTGAAAGGGAGAGGGAGCGGGGGAGAGAGTAGGGGGTgaaagggagagacagggagaggggagcgggagCAGGGGAGAGAGTAGGGGGTGAAAGGGAGAGAGGCAGCAAGAGAGAGAAAGTAGGAGGCAGGGTGACGGAGAGGAAGGTGAGAGGCAGGGggtaaggagagagagagaggaataatgGAGAGGCAGGGAGCTTGGAGGGAGGAAGAAAGGGGTGGCGTTTGCTACGGAGCCTCATTAACCTTGCTGCAGCTCCATGTGTctactccccctccccctccccctccccctccccctccccctccctctctcaccagtGGTGTGGATCCGTAGTACAGCAGTTTCTCCACCATCTCTGGATCGTTGGCCGACACGGCTACATGCATCGGAGTCCTCGTGTCGTAGTCGGCCTCTTCGAGGTTTGTTCCCGACAGGAACCACCCGTGCAGCAGCTGGAAGTCCTTCGTGGCTACTGCACTGGAGGGGGGCGTGGCCAGAACACGGTCAAACTGAGGGCACTTAGACTAGAACACAGTGTGTGGAGAttgctaactatagcagctagactagagcacagtgtctggagattgctaactatagcagctagactagagcacagtgtttgattgctaactatagcagctagactagagcacagtgtttgattgctgactgtagcagctagactagagcacaacGTTTGGGATTGCTGACTGTAGCAGCTGTTAACACAGGGGTTGGTATTGTTTTCACAGTGCATACTCACTTGCAGATCTCTAGGCCGACTCTAACAGGAGGGAGAGCTAACGAGGCCCCCTTAGCTCGAAGGATCTTTATAATATCGTAGTTTCTGTGCAAGGAGTTAGAAAGACAAAAGCAATTATTTGTATTACCTATCTCTCCTAATGTGCTAATAAAGACAGGTCTCTATCAATGCTAGGGGTGTCGATATTCCTATTTTCAGAGTAATTGTAATGGCCTTTATGAGGTATTTGTGAGCAGGCATTAACCcattgcagtccatttattaagtgcgtgtcaggcacgtcaggtctaatttattttcacacgtgcagttaattttagacacgctgtttaaaagtatttttttccacagtcaaacgggtttaaatggccctgcatatcaacaaagcactcactaggcatctccagccctgccccaccctttcgttcactatcgctttcacctatgcaagaaataaataataataaaaataatagtcgtacataccgatcaatcatctccggatcactcattttatcaccaaactcctcaatattgcgatcaaagtcattattttattactataacatctcaaaaaagctctgcaaatgtccatgatagtctcagtgcgctgacgcactcagccagctagtttactatgaccgccccgttatctgataccagggccatgtatgactattcatgagatacgtcttttttttttttcgacttgtctcggctcctgtcgctaccactcggcaattgaatggttttctcggctttttccggagaaaaaacgactagaaacccgttttttgcgttgctataatgatgtctgacccagtccgacaaaggacctgagaggaataattgcaatgtcggacccagtccgacaatggaccgcaaagggttaaatcaatcAAAGCATGCCTATTTATTAATggattgatttcaaaacaagaaaagctgcccttccctcacctttacaatagAGTATCAATTAATGGCAATGAACCTCCACTTTGAACCTTCAAGAGAATGAAACGCACTCTCAACACAATCAGAGGGAGACGCACCCGACACTCAAACATATTATAAGAGACGCCGGACACACCACAAATTAGCTGATATAAAACTGTGgtacagggagaggggagagggaggggagaggagagggaggagggagtgtctgtcctacaaagagtgcaagagagtGAATAGAGGGAGACACACCCGATACAGAAACATACACTAATAACCTTTATAATGTATAGTAAGCATAAACCTTGAAACCCCTTTCAGAAAATATCTCTTACAATTTGTGATGTTCAAATGTGAGAGCGATCTAGATTTTGATGTGCAGAGAGGTTAGGGTCTGGATTAGGGGTTGGTGTTTCAGGGGTACCTGTATTTGATAGCGAGGTACAGGGGTGTACCTCCAAACCGGTCTCTCACTGTGGGCTCTGCCCCCCTGGCCAGCAGGAATTTGACCATGTCGGTGTTGCCACAGATGGCTGCCATGTGCAAGGGGGTGGTGCCGTCATAGTCACCACAGTTTACATCAACCTGCACGGGAGATAGAGGAGAGTGAGGAGGCACACACTTAACAGTCTCTCAGTGTCTtcgtgtaaattcaatgacaaacgtttccaatAGAAATCttcctcagtgtcttcagtgtaaattcaatggcaaatgtttccactagaagtctttcacgGATACAAAACTCATACGTACCCGGCTTAGTATTTCCTGTAGAGACAGGAAGTCATTCCCTGTGACAGCTCCGCAGGCTAGAGATGGCAGCAAGTCTTCCAGCAGTCCTTTCCTCTCCTGCACAGACAGAGATAACAATGAAAGCCCTCCAGGAACGCTCTGTGAGCATTCTGCTTATATCAACAGTACAATGTGTGGACAAGAACAGgtatttaatacaaattaaaactaCTGAATTCAGAACGGCTTCCACTTGATATTATAATAGTATCGGCTATTATGGTATGCTTGTGTTAATCTTACTGCCCTCCACTTGCATTCGCTTGTCAGCTCTCAGATGTGCCGTTTCAAAAGTATTTTAACAACAGGTTAAAGAAAGCTGTCAGTTTCCTGGCCagcttccagcacctcctcaagacacacacctgttcagacagcatctgtaaacctcacaactctccactatgCTGGACTAGACAGCACCcaactgtaccagtacttgcatcagcttgtacttgcaatGAGCTGCTCCATACattgccatattctactactgctctcaattgtAATTATATTTGCTGTATCtcttacttgattttactcttaaaggtactCTTTTGTAATTAATCttctttgaaattgttcttatctaTTTATTGTACTGActactcttataaccaaatatttgtaagtttaactgctcttagttgaaatcACTCTGAAACATAATCAACATTaatctcctaggtctttttcatagtaatcattcaatatatttgctatttttttttcttagtctatgatttttccatttgtatctcttagacatgtaaactcctctttgaatgttctcttgctgttataatattggctTAAACTAaatagccacaaattatacacccaggagtgtactgaaattagcagtcagtatgacagcaatccccgAGATTAACTATAAAAGAAAATGTCAGCATCTCGCCCTACTGGAGGTAAATGAAGCAGATGAAACACAAAGCGCCAGACATAATGGGCTATGAAAGTTTTCCATGACTGGCTAACTGAAAAAGAACATTGAGATTGATTTAAACAAAacgtcacaacagcagcagcagcgccatctacttgacaaaacccagacatacacgTTGAAACAGTGATCCAGTTCAGtatctacaaagcctaaacaagaaactattatcgaagccctgaaaaagaaaatattatacaaagcggtttaaaatcaaatgtttaattgttaatctaaccATCTTAattactgtggaactacttctctcagtggaaggtgacacaaataaattattaaaataatgattaAAGTTTTCTTCATTTACCAATAACAACACACTCACAGACCCATTTAAGCAATAATAtactccagggtctgtgtgttatcaggagatatatcaccacttcctgggtggttgaaggaCTCCACTTCatctagagcagggc from Acipenser ruthenus chromosome 50, fAciRut3.2 maternal haplotype, whole genome shotgun sequence carries:
- the LOC117965880 gene encoding L-asparaginase-like — protein: MAAPIITGVVIRDKRFLRWVGETLEFRWLRNKDSEERKGLLEDLLPSLACGAVTGNDFLSLQEILSRVDVNCGDYDGTTPLHMAAICGNTDMVKFLLARGAEPTVRDRFGGTPLYLAIKYRNYDIIKILRAKGASLALPPVRVGLEICNAVATKDFQLLHGWFLSGTNLEEADYDTRTPMHVAVSANDPEMVEKLLYYGSTPLVRDNWGRTAVDDARRGELQEILKIFHPKYTEQFPTMEAYQKFKSEHSSGEI